The following proteins are encoded in a genomic region of Actinomycetota bacterium:
- the lexA gene encoding transcriptional repressor LexA: MRDLTKRQRAIVDFIMTTHRERGYPPTVREIGDAVGLQSPSSVHAQISTLVERGYLRKDPTRPRALVVRKDEDGIPVTRRAMHDVPVLGRIAAGAPLLAAENLEETLPLPEDLVGSGTLFALRVKGDSMINAGILEGDLVIVREQPVAEDGEIVAALIDGEEATVKRLRRADGSVRLEAENPAYAPIVADDVRILGKVVSVMRRL; this comes from the coding sequence GTGCGGGACCTGACCAAGCGCCAGCGCGCAATTGTGGATTTCATCATGACGACCCACAGGGAGCGCGGGTATCCACCCACCGTTCGTGAGATCGGCGACGCCGTCGGCCTGCAATCCCCGTCCAGCGTCCACGCCCAGATCTCCACGCTCGTCGAGCGCGGCTATCTTCGAAAAGACCCGACGCGCCCGCGCGCGCTGGTCGTGCGCAAGGACGAGGACGGCATTCCTGTTACGCGACGTGCCATGCACGATGTTCCGGTTCTTGGGCGGATCGCGGCGGGAGCCCCTCTGCTCGCCGCGGAGAACCTGGAGGAAACCCTGCCGCTGCCCGAGGACCTCGTTGGGTCCGGAACCCTGTTTGCCTTGCGGGTCAAAGGCGATTCGATGATCAACGCCGGCATCCTCGAAGGCGACCTGGTCATCGTGCGCGAACAGCCGGTCGCCGAAGACGGCGAGATCGTCGCCGCGTTGATCGACGGCGAGGAAGCGACGGTCAAACGGTTACGACGCGCCGACGGATCGGTTCGCCTGGAGGCAGAGAACCCCGCCTACGCCCCCATCGTCGCCGACGACGTGCGCATCTTGGGCAAAGTCGTCAGCGTCATGCGCCGCCTGTAA
- the hflX gene encoding GTPase HflX, whose translation MLVGLSIGVGGRAEESLAELARLAETAGAAIVGTLVQRRDRPDSATFLGKGKAGEVRDTVRGQGADTVIVDEELSPGQLRNLEEICGCKVIDRTALILDIFAQHAHSSEGKLQVELAQLQYLLPRLRGWGESMSRLGGGIGTRGPGETKIEVDRRRIKTRITKVKKDLKTVARVREVKRAERERSRIPSVALVGYTNAGKSTILNALTDAGVLVQDQLFSTLDPTTRRLHLPDGRTITLTDTVGFVRKLPHALVEAFRSTLEETVRADLIVHVVDGSAEVPEHQYASVREVLGEIGSAAVPELLVVNKIDLLDAAGRSMLGRVFRNAVLVSAATGEGTAELLAALVARVPVPEIDVDLLIPYERGDLLSALHSSGAVLSQEHRGDGTLVRARLRPDEAGKLEGFRAPEVTGGA comes from the coding sequence GTGCTGGTCGGTCTGTCGATCGGCGTCGGAGGTCGAGCGGAGGAGTCGCTCGCGGAGTTGGCCCGGCTAGCCGAGACCGCCGGGGCGGCGATCGTCGGGACGCTGGTGCAGCGCCGAGACCGACCGGATTCCGCGACGTTCCTCGGCAAAGGGAAGGCGGGGGAGGTGCGCGACACGGTCCGCGGGCAAGGCGCAGACACGGTCATCGTGGACGAAGAGCTGTCCCCCGGACAACTGCGAAACCTCGAAGAGATCTGCGGCTGCAAGGTGATCGACCGAACTGCCCTGATCCTCGACATCTTTGCGCAGCACGCCCATTCGTCCGAAGGCAAGCTGCAAGTTGAGCTTGCGCAATTGCAGTACTTGCTGCCGCGATTGCGCGGCTGGGGCGAATCCATGTCGCGGCTCGGCGGCGGGATCGGTACGCGCGGGCCCGGCGAGACCAAGATCGAAGTCGATCGTCGCCGCATTAAGACGCGCATCACGAAGGTGAAGAAGGACCTCAAGACCGTCGCCCGAGTGCGGGAGGTGAAGCGGGCTGAGCGGGAGCGCAGCCGGATCCCCTCGGTCGCCCTGGTTGGGTATACGAACGCGGGCAAGTCGACGATCCTAAACGCGCTCACGGACGCCGGCGTGCTCGTGCAAGACCAGTTGTTCTCGACGCTGGATCCGACGACGCGTCGACTGCACTTGCCCGACGGCAGGACGATCACGCTGACCGATACCGTCGGGTTCGTGCGCAAGTTGCCCCACGCCCTGGTGGAGGCTTTTCGATCCACGCTGGAGGAAACCGTCCGTGCCGACTTGATCGTCCACGTCGTGGACGGATCCGCCGAGGTGCCGGAGCATCAGTACGCCTCCGTGCGCGAGGTGCTCGGTGAAATCGGTTCTGCGGCAGTCCCCGAGTTGCTCGTCGTGAACAAGATCGACTTGTTGGACGCGGCTGGACGAAGCATGCTCGGTCGGGTCTTCCGGAATGCCGTGTTGGTCTCAGCGGCAACGGGCGAGGGGACGGCCGAACTGCTTGCGGCTCTCGTCGCCCGAGTGCCGGTCCCGGAGATCGACGTGGACTTGTTGATCCCCTACGAGCGTGGGGACCTGCTGTCGGCCTTGCACTCCTCAGGAGCGGTGCTATCGCAGGAGCATCGCGGTGATGGGACCTTGGTGCGCGCGCGCCTCCGGCCGGACGAGGCCGGCAAGCTCGAGGGCTTTCGTGCGCCGGAGGTTACAGGCGGCGCATGA
- a CDS encoding LL-diaminopimelate aminotransferase, whose translation MRLAGRIETLPPYLFAEIDRKISEKRAAGVDVISLGVGDPDTPTPPHIVAAMQEAVTDPSTHQYPSYYGMPEFRRAVAAWYARRFGVSLDPDTEIQPLIGSKEGIAHLALAVIDPGDVALVPDPAYPVYEIGTLLAGGSAVSFPLRAENDFIPDWDTIAVPSSAKILWLNYPGNPTAAVATHADLARAVDFARAHGLLLAYDNAYSEITFDGFRAPSILEIPGAKDVAIEFHSLSKTYNMTGWRIGMAVGSPIAVEALGRVKTNIDSGIFNAVQRAGIAALQGPQEFLEDLRALYQRRRDLVMKAFGDAGWDVRPPRGSVFVWLPVPDGHNSASFATLLLEKAGVVVPPGRGYGASGEGYIRVSLTVPDERLEEGLERIRTALAR comes from the coding sequence GTGAGACTTGCAGGAAGGATTGAGACCCTCCCGCCGTATCTGTTTGCCGAGATCGATCGCAAGATCTCGGAAAAGCGCGCGGCCGGAGTGGACGTGATCAGCCTGGGAGTAGGTGACCCGGACACGCCGACGCCGCCGCACATCGTGGCGGCCATGCAGGAGGCGGTCACCGACCCGAGCACGCACCAGTACCCGAGTTACTACGGCATGCCCGAGTTCCGGCGCGCGGTCGCTGCGTGGTACGCCCGCCGTTTTGGTGTTTCCCTCGATCCGGATACCGAGATTCAGCCGCTGATTGGGAGCAAGGAGGGAATTGCTCATCTGGCCCTGGCGGTGATCGATCCCGGCGATGTCGCGCTTGTGCCCGACCCGGCTTACCCGGTGTACGAGATCGGCACGTTGCTGGCGGGGGGATCAGCGGTGTCGTTTCCGCTGAGAGCGGAGAACGACTTCATCCCGGACTGGGACACGATCGCCGTTCCTTCCTCGGCCAAGATCTTGTGGCTGAACTACCCCGGGAACCCGACGGCCGCGGTTGCTACGCACGCCGACTTGGCGCGCGCCGTGGACTTCGCGCGCGCGCACGGATTGCTCCTGGCATACGACAACGCGTATTCGGAGATCACCTTCGATGGGTTTCGCGCACCTTCGATTCTCGAGATCCCCGGGGCGAAAGACGTCGCTATCGAGTTCCACTCCTTGTCTAAGACCTACAACATGACGGGCTGGCGAATCGGCATGGCCGTCGGCAGCCCGATCGCAGTCGAGGCGCTTGGGCGAGTCAAGACCAACATCGACTCCGGGATCTTCAACGCCGTCCAGCGCGCGGGGATTGCGGCGCTCCAGGGGCCGCAGGAGTTCCTCGAGGACCTGCGCGCGCTCTACCAGCGTCGCCGCGATCTGGTTATGAAGGCGTTCGGAGATGCGGGGTGGGATGTTCGGCCGCCGCGGGGGTCGGTGTTCGTCTGGCTTCCCGTCCCGGACGGGCACAATTCCGCGTCATTCGCGACATTGCTTCTTGAGAAGGCGGGGGTCGTTGTCCCTCCCGGCCGCGGTTATGGCGCCTCAGGCGAGGGGTACATCCGAGTATCGCTCACCGTGCCCGACGAGCGACTAGAGGAGGGATTGGAACGGATACGGACGGCACTCGCCCGGTAG
- the dapF gene encoding diaminopimelate epimerase produces the protein MKFVKSHGAGNDFVLIEDLSDERPLNAAFIAGVCDRHFGVGADGLIRITHTDGADFFMDYYNADGRPAEMCGNGIRCLAKYVADRAMVDRDEFSVATRGGVKHLTVFRDETHSVRRVRVDMGPPILARAQIPMTGEGDPLHEPIEVAGTALDAACVSMGNPHCIVFVDDLSAVAFDVLGPAIEHMDAFPARTNVEFAEVVNSGEVRVRVWERGVGETLACGTGACATAVASCLRGKTSRDVLVHLRGGTLAIEWSGDDHVYMTGPAEEVFEGSLHSRLMSALIESTKG, from the coding sequence ATGAAGTTCGTGAAGTCGCACGGAGCCGGAAACGATTTCGTGCTGATCGAGGACTTGTCGGACGAACGGCCGCTGAATGCGGCGTTCATCGCCGGCGTGTGCGATCGCCACTTCGGAGTAGGGGCCGACGGTCTCATCCGCATCACGCACACAGACGGTGCCGATTTCTTTATGGACTACTACAACGCCGACGGGCGTCCGGCCGAGATGTGCGGCAACGGAATCCGCTGCCTCGCGAAGTACGTCGCCGACCGAGCGATGGTGGATCGAGATGAGTTCAGCGTCGCGACGCGCGGTGGAGTCAAGCACCTGACGGTGTTTCGCGATGAGACACACTCAGTGCGACGCGTGCGCGTGGACATGGGGCCGCCGATTCTGGCGCGCGCACAGATCCCGATGACCGGAGAAGGGGACCCCCTGCACGAGCCGATCGAGGTGGCGGGCACCGCGCTCGACGCAGCGTGCGTGTCGATGGGGAACCCGCATTGCATTGTGTTCGTCGATGACCTGAGTGCCGTTGCGTTCGATGTGCTCGGACCGGCGATCGAACACATGGATGCGTTCCCCGCGCGGACCAACGTGGAGTTCGCCGAGGTAGTGAACTCGGGCGAAGTCCGGGTGCGCGTTTGGGAGCGCGGCGTCGGCGAGACCCTTGCTTGCGGCACCGGGGCGTGCGCGACTGCGGTGGCCTCGTGCCTGCGGGGCAAGACGAGCAGAGATGTGCTGGTGCACCTTCGCGGCGGCACGCTCGCGATTGAGTGGTCCGGGGATGACCACGTCTACATGACCGGTCCCGCCGAAGAGGTGTTCGAGGGATCGCTGCACTCGCGGCTGATGAGCGCGCTCATTGAATCGACGAAGGGATGA
- the miaA gene encoding tRNA (adenosine(37)-N6)-dimethylallyltransferase MiaA, translated as MTQLLALVGPTASGKTHIATGIAAALGAEVVCADSMTVYREMDVGTAKPDREARARVRHHLLDIADPAQAFSVAEFQRQARGVLADLQVRGRRALVVGGSGLYFRAVVDDLSFPPTDPAVRERLEAESLEVLASRLAVEDPAAAGFVDAANRRRVVRALEVIELTGRRFSDFRGEWSRFRPIPVAGLHVEADVLDVRIRARLRAMLSQGFLEEVRGLVARGYRGSLTASRAVAYPQALAHLDGVTSADEFVEDVVRATKRLARRQNSWFRRDPRIRWFDAVDLEHASGEVRAYYEREMQGENGA; from the coding sequence GTGACCCAACTTCTCGCGCTGGTTGGTCCCACCGCTTCGGGTAAGACGCACATCGCGACGGGGATCGCTGCGGCGCTGGGCGCCGAGGTCGTGTGTGCCGATTCGATGACGGTCTATCGCGAGATGGACGTGGGCACGGCGAAACCGGATCGAGAAGCGCGCGCGCGCGTCCGGCATCATCTGCTGGACATCGCCGATCCCGCTCAGGCATTCAGCGTCGCGGAGTTCCAACGGCAGGCACGCGGAGTTCTGGCCGACTTGCAGGTTCGGGGCCGGCGCGCGCTCGTGGTTGGGGGGTCGGGTCTGTACTTCCGAGCCGTTGTCGACGATCTGTCGTTTCCGCCGACCGATCCGGCTGTGCGCGAGCGCCTCGAAGCGGAGTCGCTCGAGGTGCTCGCTTCGCGCCTGGCGGTCGAGGATCCTGCCGCGGCCGGATTCGTGGACGCGGCCAATCGACGGCGGGTGGTGCGCGCGCTGGAGGTAATCGAGCTGACCGGCCGTCGCTTCTCCGATTTCCGGGGCGAATGGAGCCGTTTTCGCCCGATCCCCGTCGCCGGGCTTCATGTCGAGGCCGACGTCCTGGATGTGCGCATACGTGCGCGGCTGCGCGCGATGCTGTCCCAGGGGTTCTTGGAGGAAGTTCGAGGCCTGGTGGCACGCGGATACCGGGGGTCTCTCACGGCTTCCCGGGCGGTTGCATATCCGCAAGCCCTAGCGCATCTTGACGGAGTGACGTCGGCGGACGAATTCGTCGAAGACGTCGTGCGAGCGACCAAGCGCCTGGCTCGCCGCCAGAATTCTTGGTTTCGACGTGATCCCCGGATCAGGTGGTTCGATGCGGTCGATCTCGAGCACGCGTCTGGGGAAGTCAGGGCATACTACGAGCGGGAAATGCAGGGGGAGAACGGCGCATGA
- the miaB gene encoding tRNA (N6-isopentenyl adenosine(37)-C2)-methylthiotransferase MiaB yields MPKTYFVRTFGCQMNEHDSERIAGVLELHGYLRADSAADADLVVFNTCAVRENADNRLYGALGQVKALKDRRPDVRVAVGGCQAQKDKTLLLEKAPWVDVAFGTFALADLPRLLAEREGSGVSAFEFREQTETYASALPARRAQPFHAWVSVSVGCDNSCSFCIVPSVRGRQVSRPMEEVLEELHRLADAGVAEVTLLGQNVNTYGRDIAGRTLFADLLRATGSVAGLRRVRFASPHPNDFTDDVVDAMASSPVVCEHIHFPLQSGSNAVLRAMRRSYRAEIFLRWLERIRVAIPGIAVSTDVIVGFPGESDEDFEQTMRVVEAARFDSAYTFQYSPRPGTMAAAMEPAVAAEVVAERFARLVRTQERISFERNQEAVGREVEVLVEGLSRKDAERLTARSRTNKIVHIAADGPVAGEFVTTRIVGAHPHHLDGVKT; encoded by the coding sequence GTGCCCAAGACCTACTTCGTTCGCACCTTCGGGTGCCAGATGAACGAGCATGACTCCGAGCGAATCGCCGGAGTTCTCGAGTTGCACGGGTATTTGCGCGCGGATTCGGCTGCGGATGCGGACCTGGTTGTGTTCAACACTTGCGCTGTCCGCGAGAACGCCGATAACCGGTTGTACGGGGCTCTTGGGCAGGTGAAGGCCCTCAAGGACCGACGACCCGATGTGCGCGTGGCCGTCGGCGGCTGCCAGGCCCAAAAGGACAAGACGCTGCTGCTCGAGAAGGCGCCTTGGGTTGACGTGGCGTTCGGGACGTTCGCGCTTGCGGATCTTCCACGCTTGCTTGCAGAGCGTGAGGGTTCCGGCGTGTCAGCGTTCGAGTTTCGGGAGCAAACCGAAACGTACGCGTCCGCCCTGCCGGCCCGGCGCGCTCAACCGTTTCACGCCTGGGTGTCGGTGAGCGTCGGCTGCGACAACTCCTGCAGTTTCTGCATTGTGCCGTCGGTGCGCGGCCGGCAGGTGTCGCGCCCGATGGAGGAAGTTCTGGAGGAGCTTCACCGCCTGGCGGATGCAGGTGTCGCGGAGGTGACGTTGCTCGGTCAGAACGTCAACACGTATGGTCGCGACATCGCCGGCCGGACGCTGTTCGCCGACTTGCTTCGTGCGACGGGATCGGTGGCCGGTTTGCGCCGGGTTCGTTTCGCGAGCCCGCATCCAAATGACTTCACCGACGACGTCGTGGACGCGATGGCATCGTCGCCTGTGGTGTGTGAGCACATTCACTTCCCGCTGCAATCGGGATCGAACGCCGTCCTGCGCGCGATGCGGCGCTCATATCGCGCCGAGATCTTCCTGCGGTGGCTTGAGCGGATTCGCGTCGCGATTCCGGGAATCGCAGTCTCCACCGATGTCATCGTAGGCTTTCCTGGGGAGTCCGACGAGGACTTTGAGCAGACGATGCGAGTTGTCGAGGCTGCTCGGTTCGATTCGGCGTATACGTTTCAGTACTCGCCTCGCCCGGGCACGATGGCGGCGGCGATGGAGCCGGCCGTCGCAGCCGAGGTCGTCGCCGAGCGTTTCGCACGGTTGGTCCGGACGCAGGAGCGAATCTCGTTCGAGCGCAACCAGGAAGCGGTCGGTCGCGAGGTTGAAGTGCTGGTTGAGGGCCTCTCCAGGAAAGACGCTGAGAGGTTGACCGCACGCTCGCGCACGAACAAGATCGTGCACATTGCCGCCGACGGCCCCGTCGCGGGCGAGTTTGTGACGACGCGTATTGTCGGCGCACATCCGCATCACCTCGACGGCGTGAAGACGTGA
- a CDS encoding stage V sporulation protein S, with protein sequence MDILKVSAKSSPNAVAGAIAGILREGRPVCIQVIGAGALNQAVKAVAIARSFTEEDGLSPICVPAFHDVDIDGESRTAIRLTISDHSWGLVVGSRTSLEDPLPA encoded by the coding sequence ATGGATATTCTGAAGGTGTCGGCGAAATCAAGTCCCAACGCTGTCGCCGGAGCAATCGCCGGCATTCTGCGGGAAGGTCGCCCGGTGTGCATCCAGGTCATCGGTGCGGGGGCCCTTAACCAAGCGGTTAAGGCTGTCGCCATTGCTCGGTCGTTCACCGAAGAGGACGGGCTTTCGCCAATCTGCGTACCCGCATTTCACGACGTAGACATCGATGGCGAGAGTCGAACCGCCATACGCCTGACGATCTCGGACCACTCCTGGGGGTTGGTCGTCGGGTCGCGGACGTCGCTCGAAGACCCTCTTCCGGCCTAG
- the rny gene encoding ribonuclease Y, whose product MLFAIGLLLGLLIGGAVGYVVRQRQAKAALGSAEARAEELLGEAEREAGTRARELLLEAQNKILGLRQEAEEELRSRRSDTDRRESRISQREEQLERREEHIAEREEQGAQAAKAAEVRERELAGERGALERERAEVERALQRVAGMSSADAKAALMKRLEDDAKRESMTLVRNIETKAREEAEERARRIVTVAIQRVASDATTESSVSVLPIPNEEMKGRIIGREGRNIRTFEAATGVNIIIDDTPDAVLLSCFDPVRREIGRLTLEKLVSDGRIHPARIEEMAERSRSEVEDQIRRAGEEAVLDVGVTDMHPELIRVLGRLQYRTSYGQNVLKHLVETAHIAGMIGAELGMSRDEIRLLKRCGLLHDIGKAVTHEVEGSHALIGAELARRLKEPAEVVHAVESHHGEVEQRTLYAVLAQTADHISGGRPGARRETLEVYVKRLEKLEEIATSYPGVEKTFAMQAGREVRVIVKPLEVDDVTCQVLARDIAKRIEAELQYPGQIKITVVRETRASEFAK is encoded by the coding sequence ATGTTGTTCGCCATCGGCCTCCTGCTTGGCTTGTTGATCGGGGGCGCCGTCGGGTACGTCGTTCGACAGCGCCAGGCAAAGGCGGCGCTCGGCTCTGCCGAGGCCAGAGCTGAAGAGTTACTTGGGGAAGCCGAGCGCGAGGCGGGAACGCGCGCGCGGGAGCTTCTTCTTGAGGCTCAGAACAAGATCCTGGGCTTGAGGCAAGAGGCGGAAGAGGAGCTGAGGTCTCGTCGCTCCGACACGGACCGGCGGGAGAGCCGAATCTCTCAGCGAGAGGAACAGCTCGAGCGACGCGAGGAGCACATCGCCGAGCGCGAAGAGCAAGGCGCCCAGGCCGCCAAGGCGGCAGAGGTCCGTGAGCGGGAGTTGGCCGGAGAGCGCGGGGCCCTTGAGCGGGAGCGCGCTGAGGTCGAGCGAGCCTTGCAGCGAGTTGCCGGGATGTCGAGCGCCGATGCCAAGGCTGCGCTGATGAAGCGCTTGGAGGACGACGCCAAACGGGAGTCGATGACGCTTGTGCGCAACATCGAGACCAAGGCTCGCGAGGAAGCTGAGGAACGCGCCCGGCGGATCGTGACGGTGGCCATCCAGCGGGTCGCGAGCGACGCGACGACGGAGTCGAGTGTGTCGGTCCTGCCCATCCCGAACGAGGAAATGAAAGGGCGGATCATCGGCAGGGAAGGCCGCAACATTCGAACCTTCGAGGCGGCTACCGGCGTGAACATCATCATCGACGACACGCCCGACGCGGTGCTGTTGTCCTGTTTTGACCCCGTACGTCGTGAAATCGGCCGCTTGACGTTGGAGAAGCTGGTGTCGGACGGGCGGATTCACCCTGCGAGAATCGAGGAGATGGCCGAGCGGTCCCGCTCCGAAGTAGAGGATCAGATCCGGCGAGCCGGGGAGGAAGCGGTTCTCGACGTTGGAGTGACCGACATGCATCCCGAGTTGATTCGAGTACTTGGGCGCCTGCAGTACCGGACCTCGTACGGTCAGAATGTCTTGAAGCATCTTGTGGAGACGGCGCACATCGCCGGCATGATCGGCGCCGAACTCGGAATGAGCCGTGACGAGATCCGTCTGCTGAAGCGGTGCGGCCTCTTGCACGACATCGGCAAGGCGGTGACGCACGAGGTCGAGGGGTCGCACGCGCTGATCGGGGCCGAACTCGCCCGTCGGCTCAAGGAACCGGCGGAAGTAGTTCACGCCGTCGAGTCGCATCACGGAGAGGTAGAACAGCGCACGCTGTATGCCGTCCTGGCGCAGACCGCGGATCATATCTCCGGTGGCCGGCCGGGCGCGCGCAGGGAAACACTGGAAGTCTACGTGAAGCGTCTTGAGAAGCTCGAGGAGATTGCGACGTCCTACCCGGGGGTCGAGAAGACGTTCGCCATGCAAGCGGGACGAGAAGTACGCGTCATCGTCAAACCCCTGGAGGTGGACGACGTGACGTGCCAAGTTTTGGCACGGGACATCGCCAAGCGCATTGAGGCGGAGTTGCAGTACCCCGGCCAGATCAAGATCACCGTGGTCCGCGAGACCCGGGCCAGCGAGTTCGCAAAGTGA
- a CDS encoding RecX family transcriptional regulator, protein MGRRPSGSDGAGRPAPSAMSQSHPEQIVAARESALRLLAVRERSAAELRARLRTRGFDPAVVEETLERVASAGLQSDVRFAERFAQDVGGARGWSSRRTRSELLGRGLSRELAEAATEAQDPEDERERARAVALRQARKMAGLASQARIRRLAGLLARRGYDADVCRSVALEVAAETASDVEEEGIP, encoded by the coding sequence ATGGGCCGGAGGCCTTCGGGCAGCGACGGAGCCGGGCGACCGGCTCCGTCGGCCATGTCCCAGTCCCATCCAGAGCAGATCGTGGCGGCGCGTGAGTCGGCCCTGCGGCTACTGGCGGTGCGTGAGCGCTCGGCGGCCGAGCTGCGCGCGCGATTGCGCACGCGGGGGTTTGATCCGGCCGTGGTGGAAGAGACGTTGGAGCGGGTAGCGTCGGCAGGGCTGCAGAGCGATGTCCGATTTGCGGAGCGGTTCGCACAGGACGTCGGAGGCGCGCGCGGTTGGTCGTCGCGTCGTACCAGGTCCGAGCTTTTGGGGCGTGGCCTGAGTCGCGAGTTGGCTGAGGCCGCCACTGAAGCGCAGGATCCTGAGGACGAGCGTGAGCGCGCGCGCGCGGTGGCGTTGCGTCAGGCGCGCAAGATGGCCGGCCTCGCGTCACAGGCGCGAATCCGGCGCCTTGCGGGACTGCTCGCGCGGCGAGGGTACGACGCTGATGTCTGTCGCAGCGTGGCGTTGGAAGTCGCCGCGGAGACGGCTTCCGACGTGGAGGAGGAGGGGATTCCTTGA